A stretch of Gossypium hirsutum isolate 1008001.06 chromosome A06, Gossypium_hirsutum_v2.1, whole genome shotgun sequence DNA encodes these proteins:
- the LOC121230905 gene encoding uncharacterized protein — MSSSHHLYELDSATDSVASSPRSEHHASQDGHIRVRFMCSFGGKILPRPHDNQLRYVGGDTRIVAFHRFTSFSSFINKLSKLSGIGNVSVKYQFPNEDLDALISVTTDEDLENMMEEYDRLAQNQNPRQLARLRLFLFSNGDDESRASSISSLLDGSVNRENWFFDALNGGAVADASRLERLRSEASSIVSEVPDYLFGLENSDEIQPRDPKLRTRQLLYENNSVSDPGSPAPVVSSSPFCSTSSATVVPSVAKPDNPEPVLKSKQSQTDSFVEQPVSQPTTYSGTPMWHHYVPDSHYSAPAVQQIPVYYVPGHVQPGNHQGQAQPVQIRTQYVQQYPNSSGQVPVGYHQQVHGAGQTYGQAPPVDPYDPTWRVAHDEKQPVYYGVRNSGPMQVYPGMVVPGGKELDRSGSDMAQGRISRSGQ, encoded by the exons ATGTCGTCATCGCACCACCTCTATGAGCTAGATTCCGCGACGGATTCCGTCGCATCCTCTCCGCGCTCCGAACACCATGCTTCTCAAGACGGTCATATACGTGTACGGTTCATGTGTAGTTTCGGTGGTAAGATCTTACCTCGTCCGCATGATAATCAGCTCCGTTACGTCGGCGGTGATACTCGTATCGTCGCCTTTCATCGCTTCACCTCTTTCTCATCGTTCATCAATAAGCTCTCTAAACTCTCAG gAATTGGCAACGTGAGTGTTAAGTATCAGTTTCCGAATGAGGATCTTGACGCTTTGATTTCAGTGACGACCGATGAAGATCTCGAGAATATGATGGAAGAATATGATCGGCTAGCGCAGAACCAAAACCCTCGACAACTGGCTCGGCTTCGGCTTTTTCTTTTCTCTAACGGCGATGATGAGTCACGAGCCAGTAGTATCAGCTCACTTCTGGACGGCTCGGTTAATCGTGAAAACTGGTTCTTCGACGCACTTAACGGCGGCGCCGTCGCCGATGCTTCGAGGCTTGAACGTCTACGATCCGAGGCTTCGTCTATTGTATCCGAAGTGCCCGATTATTTATTCGGGTTGGAGAACTCCGATGAGATCCAACCTCGTGACCCGAAATTAAGGACACGTCAGCTTTTGTATGAGAATAATTCGGTTTCGGATCCCGGTTCTCCTGCCCCGGTtgtttcttcttctcctttttgtTCCACGTCATCAGCTACTGTTGTACCTTCAGTGGCTAAACCGGATAATCCTGAACCGGTTTTGAAGTCAAAGCAAAGTCAAACGGACAGTTTCGTGGAGCAACCCGTTTCGCAACCGACCACATATTCGGGTACTCCGATGTGGCATCATTATGTTCCGGATTCTCATTATTCTGCTCCTGCCGTACAACAAATACCCGTTTATTATGTTCCGGGTCATGTACAACCCGGAAATCATCAGGGTCAAGCTCAACCCGTTCAAATCCGTACACAGTATGTCCAGCAGTATCCGAATTCATCGGGTCAAGTACCCGTAGGGTATCATCAACAAGTTCATGGTGCGGGTCAAACATACGGGCAAGCACCACCAGTGGATCCTTATGACCCGACATGGAGAGTGGCTCATGATGAGAAACAGCCTGTATATTATGGAGTTAGAAATTCGGGTCCTATGCAAGTTTACCCAGGAATGGTGGTTCCGGGTGGGAAGGAACTGGATCGAAGCGGGTCAGACATGGCTCAGGGTCGGATCTCTCGGTCGGGACAGtaa